In Plasmodium coatneyi strain Hackeri chromosome 4, complete sequence, the genomic window GAAGGCCTTTTGGTCATGCACGGTGGTTGGGCAATCCTACGTGGGGGGAAGCAATTCTTCGGAGGAcacgaaagggaaaaaaggccCTGCGGAGAGTGCCCACCCGAAGAGCGGCAACCAGGAGCAGAAGATTTTCCTCCACTTGAGCGGAAAGAATGAAGACCCTGGATATCTCCTCAGCGCGAAAATTATTTCAGAGTCCGGGCTCTCGTTATTGGAGTCTACCTTACCTGACACCTTTGGAGTTCTTTCCGTGTCGGTTGGCCTAGGACAAGTCGTGGTGGAGCGGCTTCGAAAGGCCTCGGTCGGTATGCGTATTGAGGTGTAAACAGAGGTGACTTGATAATACCATCTGTACACATTGAGCGCAGCAGTATAGCCAAGGCGTGGTCACCATCCCACCCATGTGTAATCATGGGTCACACAATTTGTACGTCCCTACCGTTTGCTTAaccttcattttgcttcgcccttttttaagcaaatcaaaatgtttttttttttttgtaaaaatgtggCAAAATGTGAGTTGTTCGTTGGGCGCAAAATgaagtgcctttttttttttttttttttttttcttccctaaaaATGGTACATAAATAGTGTTGTTTTTGCCGAGAAATCCGCCGTTTgaatttgtttgtttttatgGCGAGCCATTTTGCCGCATACAGGATTGGCCAATAGAATAGTCCAATTGCAAAATGGCAATCCAGAAACCACCCCACctctccttttcatttgttccctttcattttattaattaaaaaatgttgttgAAAATGTTTAACCGGGATGttaaaatggggggaaaaaaaaaaaaaaaatgtgcgccCCTTGTGTTGTTATCCTGTCAGGTATGCCTCACCACGGAGTCGAATGGCATCGGTGGGTTGGTGGAAGCGCTTTAAGCACAGGCGTGAAAAATCTGTCACTTATTTGTCAAGCTGTATACTtcgtgtaaaattttttttttttttgaaaaaaatgggaaatcccAATAGTAAAAGCATGCCGCACTGATCCGTACAAAGCTCTCCACCGATCACTCGGGATAATGCAAAATTGCTAATGGGTATGCACTCCTGCTGgggaatttttcaaaaaaaacgGCACTCCCCCCCCGTTTTGTAGGTGGCGGAACGGAATACGCAGAAAGTTGGGAAGCGGCGAAACGAAACCATAAGCAGGAATCCGTTATCCACATTGCGATGAAAAAAacggcgcaaaaaaaaaaaaaatccccaaatagaggaaaaggaaacccCCGTTTGGCTTCCCcctattatatttttttattctttttttattatttataatttttttttttctctattcaAACTGTaagcgaaataaaaaaaaaattaaacttcAACTTTGCGTAACTTTCcacatttgttaaaaaaCGCAATACGTAAATCTTGACCATTACAGTGAAgattacatttttgcaaGTGAAGCAACTGTTACTATTTACCTCACGGAAGAATAGAAGTTGACTCCAAGAGGAGATACACGATTTAAGATAAGAGAAGCGTcaattgaaagaaaaaatgggtaagcatacattttatttttatcagGGGAAATGTAGCCTTTTTGAGTACCAACGGCTGCGCACAGAATGCATTGCGGTGATATACCAATGTGGGATAAACACGTACCCGCAAAGGAAAGATGCTTGTATGTCCGTAGCGCAGCGTTATGTTTAGTTAAGTTGAGTTATGTTAAGTAGCGTTAAGCTAAGGAGCGCTAAGCAGTTTCGTACTTCGAGGGGGTCATATTCTGCCATGTGTGGGGAAGGAGACCTCCATGACGATTTAACCCCCCCTGTATATGCTTGTGTTGCCCTGCTTAGTGACCCCGTCTGTGGTTTAACCAGATGGGGTGAactaaaagaagaagtgggATTAACGATTGaccattttttcatcccccATACGTCAAATGTGCGCACGTTTGTACCGCCTCTGCaatgcttcttttttccattttgttggATGATCGTATCGTTGCTTCGATTTTATGAAGTGTCGTTTTTTACAAAGTTGGCGCAACGGGATATACCTGTTCGTCCCCACGCATTCGTTGCACACCGCTTGCCGATAATTCTACTCATCTCCACCTGATTGTTAATCCCTCCCCCCCGTAGGAAAGGTACACGGATCATTAGCTCGTGCGGGAAAGGTCAAAAACCAAACGCCCAAGGTTCCCAAGGTGTCcaagaggaaaaagttgACTGGAAGAGCAAAGAAGAGACAACTATATAACAGAAGATTTTCTGATGGAacgggaagaaagaagggacCCAATTCGAAATTGTAAACATGTCTAGCAGTGCGTGTGATGGACGCTAGTCGTGTTTGAAAAACGTTGTACGGTTATTGCCGTTTTATTACCATTAAggaaatgttttttctttttttttctttttccccaatGAACGTGAAATGTTGAGCTATAATTGGAGGATAGCTTTTCCGCAGTGGATATATAATCCATTTGGGGAAAACGTtatccctttatttttattttatttttcatttttttaacacatttatgCATTTCCCGAGAGGAAGCAGTTCGGAGTGGGCGTCCAAGGAGACGTCCTAATGGATACCCGAACAGAGAAACGAACTGAGGAATGATACTTTAACAGGATTTTTACGAAACGTTACGTTGTATCAACCCGGAcgtgagaaaaaaacgaatgggTTACCATTTAGCCGTTAAGCCGTGGTGACACATACTTTGGATAAACAGAAAGGGGGAGAATGTTACAAATGGTGTAGCTTAATATGTATGCAGCGATTGCTGCCGATTTGTCTGTTCGCGGAAAGGGGGATTCCTCagttttctaatttttttcttttcttttccatttcgagCAAATTGTTGCGCTCGCGCTCCTTGGCTTGGTCCACTTCACTGGTGCTGCCCGTTTCGTTCGCCTTGTTGTAAAAGTGCAAGGCCAGGACGGCGGCAAGgagaatgtaaaaattgaCCGAAAAGAAggtgatgtttttttcaaaggCTAGAAAGCTCCACAGGTCGCCATTTTTCtcgtttgttttgttttccgAGTTTTGTTTCGTTTGGTGAGTTGCCTCTCTTTTGGGTGCTACTCCTTCGTCGTTGTCATTTCTGCGTGCGGAGTAGAAGCAGCGGCTATGCAACGAGCCGCCAATAAAATAAGTGGACTTGAAGTGGGTAgctttgtttaaaaaaatggttgtTCCGGGGAGCTTTACTTTGGGCATGCGGCTGATGATGATCATGTTTCTGTGTTGCGGTGCGGGGGGCTAAAAGTTGAAAAACGGGGCAAAGCGGATCTGCGTGTTTTTGCCTTTGCGTGCTTTCGTTTTTACAATTTGTGTGAAGCGGTTCTTACCACTTGGGCGCTTCTCCGTACGTATGTGCCTTTTAACTACAGCGAACGGACCAAGTGCACATAGGTTCAAGGGATGACCCAAAATTGCATGCACATCTTGGGGAGGACAATAACCCACTTGTGTGTATTCCTGGGTGGTAGTAGTGTACGTACTCGGTGAGGGGCTTCCAACGGGAGGGTACTAACttgtggaagaaaaaaaaaaaaaaaaaaaaaaaaaaagaaaaaatccacAACAGGCACTTTACATTTTCTTATTAAATGATAACTTAAGGGGGgctaataaaaaaaaaagaaatgcgtcatatgaacaaatgggtactcttacattttaaaagaaacagGGAGGTGGGTCAGCAAGGTTGCGCGTATACATGTAGCTGTATGTATGTAGTTGTTTAGCTGCGCGCATGTAATAGGTTAACTGACGGGGTAGGAGCTTCCTTTTGGTGCGCAAAACAGAAATGTGcgaaagagcaaaaaaaaaaaaaaaaaaaaaaaaaaggggggcaatAAAATGAGCTAACGGATGCGGCGTCAAACGTAACGCAGCAAGGTGCGAACGTGACCAAAGTTGTACACTTGAGTTTTTACTCAACAGGTGGTTGCTTTGCGttgttataattatttatgcaATGTATgcgatctttttttttttttttttttttttttatcaacaGTACGTACGAGTAAAAATTACCCATCGCTTGTTCGTGAGTAAGCAAGTATACATTTGTACTTTTGCGcgtttgtgcatttttatttttgtacgcGCTTATacatttgcatttttgtGCACGTGACCCTTTTGAGCATATGGCCATATTAAACCCCTGCCTACCCTCATATGGATAACCTCCAAGACATCGTGAAAAATCTTAAGGAGAAACCCCTTTACAAATCGTTCAAAAAGGTCCATAAGAAGTACAAGTCACGTTTTTTAGGCAAGGTATGGGGAGAAAGCAACGGGGGGAgccaaaaaggagggagtgaataaaaaggaaaaatagaaaaatggacgaagaaaaaaatataaataatgctGACCCACCGAtaccccccccccccctatTCTTTGCATATTTGGCTTAACCGCAGCGGGGAATGTCACACCCTGCATACGTCCTGGCAGTGAATGCTACACGCGTATGTTACATTTGTATGTCTACCCATTTTGTGTACTTCCTTCCCACCCTCAGATGGCGagtaacagaaaaataagCCAAAAGGTTGAGGCCTTTGATAACAACATAACGCAGCGAGGCAACGTGCCGCCCTCCTTGGtcaagaagggaaagaaacatCCTGTGGGACCCATACTTCTcgtaattttcatttttgtcgtTATTGGATCGGGTAAGACGTGCTGGAAGATTCATCTGTGAGAGTTACACGCATAAGTGAAGATACACTTGTCTGCAcaacatcattttttttttttttttttttttttttttccattccgcATACCCACACGCAGTTTTTATCCAAATGTTGAGTATGATACAGAAGTCGAAAACGTTTGACTGAAGTCAgctggattttttttttttttttttttttttttaacgtcggtactcttctcatttttgtgaaataAAGGAGGAGCATCAgcaggatgatgatgatgacccGTCTTAGGGTAGAAGTAGCATTCTATTTTTCCGTGCTTCTTGGGGGTATTTTTTAGGACCCCAGAATAggggagagaaggaaaaaaaaaaaggtaactgagaaggagaaaaggtgTACGTGTAAACGTACCCCGTGCggatttttccttcttcttccttttcttctttctttctttttttcccacctgcGCATCAACTTTTAAAACAATTGTATACGTCCCACCCTCGctttgtaattattttttttattttgttaaccAGTTCAATAGAACGTCTTTCAACCCTCCCAGATGAAGTGCTGCTTCCCCGGCTGCCAGTTGTGAATAATTTTGTGTCAATTCGACCGACCCCTGCTGGTATAACGTTGCTACTTGATGATGCTTCGTTGGGGCGTTTTAAAATCGGCTGCACTGGTTGTGGGCATGTTTGTGTAGCGCGTAGGGGAATTTTTACCAATTAGCGTGTGACTGTGTGGGTGAAGTGCGGGAAGGATGAGGAAATGAATGGGCTTCCATAACGTCTTCGTTGAGTCTGCGTTCACTTTCGTTGCCCTTTTTGTCTTCATCTTCCTGAAGTTACGCacgcttttttccttttttccttttttatttttccgccCCCACTTGCTAGAAGCGGCGTGTCTTCAAATCGGAGACCTCCCGATCGGTCAGTTCGCGATACTGcttggggaaaaatatatccttGAGGGTAATATTTTCGAAGGCAGTTCGTTTTATCTTAATGACCGGCTGGTTTATTTGCTCAAACATTTTTCTAATTTGTCTGTTTCGTCCCTCGCGTACGCTAATGTTTAGAACGGTTACCTTTTTAACTtgatcttttatttttatggtTTCTTGCCTTAATATTTCAATAAATGCtggttgtgttttttttttttgcattattttttgcttttcttttgctGTATCTTCGTCTTGTAGATATACACCTGTGGCTAGCTGTTTGAGGACTTTCATTTGTGCCGGTCCTTCGATGTGCACTCTGTATGTTCTTATTCGTTGGTATTTTGGGTGCGTGAGTTTGTTGACCCAAGCGTATTCATTCGTGAGGAGGAGCACGCCGGAGGTGTTTCGGTCGAGTCGGCCTGCGAGATGGGGGAAGGCGTACACACATGCATAAACCAAATGGAGTAAAGAACTTACGGGTTATTTTTGCTCAAATATCATTAACCCAGTAAGggttaacaattttttcttttttttccttcccccaagTAGATCATTTTATGTAACCCATCCAAAAAAGTAACACCACAAGGAGGATGTTCTTTACTCGGTAGTGGGTATAGTTGCACCGTAGGGGAGGCAGACATCTCTCTACTACAATGGCACAAgagcagaaaagaaaaaaagttcaaatCTATAGGTTTGGGAAGAACGTACCTACGGAAACTAGTCGGTAGTTGTCCATTATGTCCTGTGGGAAGAGGGAATATATGGAAGCCCTATCCTTCTCGTCATTAGATGTACATAGGAGTCCCTTTGGCTTATGAAGAACAAACCACTTGTACAAATTGTTCTCATTTCCATTAATCATTTTTTGCGTTCGGAGTATGTTGACCGTTTTTCCgagaatttttattttatcttttGTTACATCGATATGTGTTCCGGGATTTTTAACAACTTTGTTATTTAGCTTTACATTTCCATCTTTGATAAATTCGTCCGATTTCCTTcgggatatttttttctccatggAAATGATCTTGTTCAGTCTTACGATGGGTACCTTTCTTGGGGTTATGCTGCTGCGCGTTGGGGTTACGTCGAAGCTGCTGACATGGCTGAAAAGTGGTACAAGTGTTAGTAGTATTAGTAGTGGTAGAAACGGTAGGATCAGAATGGACGCGAAAAATCTGCCGAACCAAACGTGGGAACGGCGGGAAATAttcatctatttttttttcttcttttgagggagggggggaaacgtGGCTGTGTGTAATTCGGTTTTGGGAGGAGAAGAGCCTATTATAGCTACTTCGTGGAGGGTACATTCTCCCGAATAGGCATCTTCGTTGTGCTGCTcgcttaaaaaggggaaaacttGGCTAAAGGTGCAAACGTGGTGCCCCTATTGTGTGAAGAGTCGTCCCCTCTGTTAAGGTAAAAGGGAAACTACGCAGGGGCGGGTGCGcgttgaacaaaaaaaaaaaaaatcctaaacaaatcgtaaaaaaatggcaaaaaaatcGCCCATTTgttatttcattttcttgGCACACCACGCCTTTAAGTTACGACGTTGGAGGGGGTGCCATCGTGAACGCTTCCTTTGATTTGCACATggccttttttaattcaacGCGAGGGTGCATGTtcggcatttttttcgccaCAACCGAGGCGAGCAAATCGGACAAGGAGCAGCGCGTGCACCCGTCTGGGGGAATGCCTAGGTGCGTTCCGCGGCAAGGGTGGATAAAGCAGGTTGATGTGCCTGCCTACCTACACACGTGCTTAAATGCACACAGGCCGCGTGCCCAGTTTGAATActattcatttaaaaagttgtggaaaaaaaaaaaaaaaaaaaagtgccaatCATTTAAGAACTGggcatttttctccccatttggggggagcGAAAATGACGATGAAGCCACGTTATGCGGTTATaaatacattatatacatgttaCTACATGAAGTTTATGGTGGAGGTACCTCCATACTCTGCAATAGATGAAAGAGGAATATGCGTTGGTGGCCGCCTTCTTTGAGATGAGCAGCCAGTTCCAATTGACATTAGTGTGACAGAAAATGCAGTTGCGGGT contains:
- a CDS encoding Ribosome associated membrane protein: MDNLQDIVKNLKEKPLYKSFKKVHKKYKSRFLGKMASNRKISQKVEAFDNNITQRGNVPPSLVKKGKKHPVGPILLVIFIFVVIGSVFIQMLSMIQKSKTFD
- a CDS encoding Pseudouridine synthetase, whose amino-acid sequence is MNISRRSHVWFGRFFASILILPFLPLLILLTLVPLFSHVSSFDVTPTRSSITPRKVPIVRLNKIISMEKKISRRKSDEFIKDGNVKLNNKVVKNPGTHIDVTKDKIKILGKTVNILRTQKMINGNENNLYKWFVLHKPKGLLCTSNDEKDRASIYSLFPQDIMDNYRLVSVGRLDRNTSGVLLLTNEYAWVNKLTHPKYQRIRTYRVHIEGPAQMKVLKQLATGVYLQDEDTAKEKQKIMQKKKTQPAFIEILRQETIKIKDQVKKVTVLNISVREGRNRQIRKMFEQINQPVIKIKRTAFENITLKDIFFPKQYRELTDREVSDLKTRRF